Proteins encoded in a region of the Zunongwangia endophytica genome:
- a CDS encoding RNA polymerase sigma factor, with translation MSTSQYSKNEEFLISLKKSDENTFGHIFETFYEKLLAFTIGYTRDKAIAEDIVQQSFIKLWEKRKDLADDTMIDAYLFTLCRNKFIDKYRKERKIVLLTDELYLESALESENESDEKTAYKKQLLHKAITKLPEKCKEVFLLKQKENLRNKEIAAYLKISEKTVEDHISRAMRLLRKELLIFLIFMFL, from the coding sequence GTGTCTACCTCTCAATATTCTAAAAATGAAGAGTTTCTTATTTCGCTAAAGAAAAGCGATGAGAATACTTTTGGGCATATTTTTGAAACCTTCTATGAAAAACTTTTAGCTTTTACTATTGGGTACACTAGAGACAAAGCAATAGCTGAAGATATCGTACAACAAAGTTTTATAAAACTGTGGGAGAAAAGAAAAGATTTAGCTGATGATACTATGATCGATGCTTATTTGTTTACACTTTGTAGAAATAAGTTTATAGATAAATATAGAAAAGAGCGGAAAATTGTTTTGCTAACCGATGAATTATACCTTGAAAGTGCTTTAGAATCTGAAAATGAATCAGATGAAAAAACAGCTTATAAAAAGCAACTTCTACATAAAGCTATTACAAAATTGCCTGAAAAATGTAAGGAGGTTTTTCTATTGAAGCAGAAAGAAAATCTAAGAAATAAAGAGATCGCAGCTTATTTAAAAATTTCTGAAAAAACCGTCGAAGATCATATTTCCAGAGCGATGCGCCTTTTAAGAAAAGAATTGTTGATTTTCCTTATTTTTATGTTTCTTTAA
- a CDS encoding App1 family protein, translating to MFKRVKKLLGRYRNLDQVLIVPYRSYGTYSRLFVKGRVLDNAPLKIHQDQKTWKTFVNTYKQFDSFEIPDAKIELELPGKIKLETTTNDEGYFLFNQTLENNISELSNDEGWVDYHLYYREELEPKTELLGDPFEGQFLIPSADAEYGVISDIDDTILHTGVTSFLKWRLLKNSLLTNAYKRMPLKGAPDLYKLLHKGKAEGNRNPMFYLSNSPWNMYEYLKLFLDYNGFPKGPILLRDIRTPFDTTIKPEKPHKQREIFNILNTYPDLKFILIGDSGEHDATIYTEIAAQHSDRILAIYLRSVSNKKSMNRVKSIIDNFDSTPVLMVNTSAEAVAHARQNGYIN from the coding sequence ATGTTTAAAAGAGTAAAAAAATTATTAGGCAGATATCGCAATTTGGATCAGGTATTAATTGTTCCTTATAGAAGTTATGGCACGTATTCCAGGCTTTTTGTGAAAGGCCGTGTGTTAGATAACGCCCCTTTAAAAATTCATCAGGATCAAAAGACCTGGAAAACCTTCGTTAATACGTACAAACAGTTTGATAGTTTTGAAATTCCTGATGCTAAAATCGAACTAGAACTTCCAGGGAAAATCAAGTTGGAAACTACTACCAATGATGAAGGATATTTTCTTTTCAATCAAACTTTAGAAAATAATATTTCTGAATTATCGAATGATGAAGGTTGGGTAGATTACCATTTATATTATCGTGAAGAGCTAGAACCAAAAACCGAACTTTTAGGAGATCCATTCGAAGGGCAGTTTTTAATACCTTCTGCAGATGCTGAATATGGAGTGATTAGTGATATTGATGATACTATTTTGCATACAGGTGTTACCTCTTTTCTAAAATGGCGACTGCTGAAAAATTCCTTATTGACCAATGCTTATAAACGCATGCCTTTAAAAGGAGCGCCAGATTTATATAAGTTGTTACATAAAGGAAAAGCCGAAGGAAATCGTAATCCTATGTTTTATCTAAGTAACAGCCCGTGGAATATGTACGAATATCTTAAGTTGTTTTTGGATTATAATGGATTCCCAAAAGGACCAATTTTACTACGAGATATAAGAACACCTTTCGATACGACGATAAAGCCCGAGAAGCCACACAAACAACGAGAGATTTTTAATATCCTGAATACTTATCCAGATCTAAAGTTTATTTTAATAGGGGATAGTGGGGAACATGATGCTACGATTTATACTGAAATTGCAGCACAACACTCCGATCGAATTCTAGCAATTTATCTAAGGAGCGTTTCGAACAAAAAAAGTATGAATCGTGTTAAGAGCATTATCGATAATTTTGATTCTACGCCTGTGCTTATGGTAAACACTTCTGCTGAAGCTGTAGCACATGCCCGCCAAAATGGATATATCAACTAA
- the ligD gene encoding DNA ligase D, with product MSLDEYKKKRNFENTPEPDDEGTSDNLNRFVIQRHKATRLHYDLRLEIGGTLKSWAVPKGPSMNPIDKRLAVHTEDHPIKYLKFQGKIPKGNYGAGQMDIWDTGTFSSKLDSKSVLEQYEDGDLKITFSGGKVKGDFALVHTKQGKNNHWLLIKKKDQFSTDLIYDAEVYAENPSEEKEGKAKPKVRTLKPEDTVKPMLASTAKEIFNHPDWIYELKWDGYRLIAHVDDGDVRIYSRNGINYSSKFPLLVNDLKQLDHQVILDGEVVIVDKNGIPNFQALQNYDQNTPGTLRFYVFDMLFLNGHSMLELPLKDRKSLIPEILEDLDYTFYCDHIEGMGTAFYNKAVDSGMEGVMAKKADSTYAPGYRTESWLKIKAIESEEALICGYTNSKGAVFGSLILGMYQDGELRYVGNCGSGFSNAEQKELLQKMDNLALKESPFSSKINLKGRTPNWIKPDLICEVKFSEWTKAGSMRHPVFKGLREDKSTTEIKPEEKTEAPEAEKVNGTSGNLDIGGISVPFTNLNKIYWPKDNITKYDLIEYYLQVSEVMLPYLKGRPQNLHRHPNGIQQKGFYQKDNESLPNWIKTTNIYSDSSEKNIEYMLCQNEATLLYMANLGCIEINPWHSKVENLGTPNYGVIDLDPSAKNTFEDVIETAKVVKEVLDLAKIDGYCKTSGSKGIHIYVPFGENYSYEEGRDFIKLICYLVQERLPELTSMERAVKARKDKIYLDYLQNRKGQTIAAPYSVRPKAGATVSTPIGWDELKNGLKISDFTIFNVPGRISEKGDLFEGILKSSIDMEKALANLSEH from the coding sequence TTGAGTCTAGACGAGTACAAAAAGAAAAGAAATTTTGAAAATACTCCCGAACCTGATGATGAAGGAACTAGTGATAATCTAAATCGTTTTGTAATACAGCGACACAAAGCTACTCGTTTGCATTACGATTTAAGATTAGAAATTGGTGGCACGCTAAAAAGCTGGGCCGTTCCCAAAGGACCGTCTATGAATCCTATAGATAAAAGACTAGCCGTTCATACCGAAGATCATCCAATTAAATATTTAAAATTTCAGGGGAAGATTCCGAAAGGAAATTACGGTGCCGGCCAAATGGATATTTGGGACACTGGGACATTTTCTAGCAAGCTTGATTCTAAATCGGTTTTAGAACAATATGAAGATGGAGATTTAAAAATCACATTTTCAGGCGGGAAAGTGAAAGGAGATTTCGCTTTGGTGCATACCAAACAAGGCAAAAATAATCATTGGTTATTGATTAAAAAGAAAGATCAATTTTCAACAGATTTGATTTATGATGCTGAAGTTTATGCTGAAAATCCTTCCGAAGAAAAAGAAGGTAAAGCAAAGCCGAAGGTAAGAACGCTAAAGCCTGAAGATACTGTAAAACCAATGTTGGCCAGTACAGCTAAAGAAATTTTTAATCACCCCGATTGGATTTACGAATTAAAGTGGGACGGTTATCGATTAATAGCCCATGTCGATGATGGTGATGTAAGGATTTATTCCAGGAACGGAATTAATTACAGCTCTAAATTTCCATTATTAGTGAACGATTTAAAACAATTAGACCATCAGGTGATTCTTGATGGAGAAGTTGTAATCGTAGATAAAAATGGGATTCCGAATTTTCAGGCGCTGCAAAATTACGATCAAAACACTCCGGGTACTTTAAGATTCTACGTTTTTGATATGCTTTTTCTTAATGGTCACAGCATGTTGGAACTTCCGCTTAAAGATCGGAAAAGTCTAATTCCGGAGATTTTAGAAGATTTAGATTACACGTTTTATTGCGATCATATAGAAGGTATGGGAACAGCTTTCTATAACAAAGCTGTAGATAGCGGAATGGAAGGCGTAATGGCTAAAAAAGCCGATTCTACTTATGCTCCTGGCTATAGAACCGAAAGTTGGCTCAAAATTAAAGCTATTGAAAGCGAGGAAGCTTTAATATGCGGATATACCAACTCTAAAGGCGCTGTTTTTGGATCGTTAATTTTGGGAATGTACCAGGATGGAGAGTTGAGGTATGTGGGAAACTGCGGAAGCGGATTTTCTAATGCAGAACAAAAAGAATTACTTCAGAAAATGGATAATCTGGCTTTGAAAGAATCGCCATTTTCATCTAAAATTAATTTGAAGGGAAGAACACCAAATTGGATAAAACCTGACCTGATTTGTGAAGTAAAATTTTCTGAATGGACAAAAGCAGGCTCCATGCGTCATCCTGTTTTTAAAGGACTTCGGGAAGATAAATCAACTACAGAAATTAAGCCTGAGGAAAAAACTGAAGCCCCGGAGGCAGAAAAAGTTAATGGAACTTCAGGAAATTTGGATATTGGCGGCATTTCAGTTCCTTTTACGAATCTTAATAAAATCTATTGGCCTAAAGACAACATCACCAAGTACGATCTTATAGAATATTACTTGCAGGTTTCAGAAGTTATGCTTCCATATTTAAAAGGCCGCCCTCAAAATTTACACCGACATCCAAACGGAATTCAGCAAAAAGGTTTTTATCAAAAAGACAACGAGAGTTTGCCAAATTGGATAAAAACAACCAATATTTATTCTGATTCTTCGGAAAAAAATATAGAATATATGCTTTGTCAAAATGAAGCTACCTTGCTTTATATGGCGAATTTGGGATGTATAGAAATTAATCCCTGGCATTCTAAAGTCGAAAATTTAGGTACGCCGAATTATGGTGTGATAGATTTAGATCCTTCAGCTAAAAATACATTTGAAGATGTAATTGAAACTGCTAAAGTTGTGAAAGAAGTTTTAGATTTAGCCAAAATAGATGGATATTGCAAAACTTCAGGATCAAAAGGGATACATATTTACGTTCCTTTTGGAGAGAATTATTCTTACGAAGAAGGTAGAGATTTTATAAAATTAATATGTTATCTGGTTCAGGAAAGATTGCCCGAGCTAACAAGTATGGAACGTGCAGTAAAGGCGAGAAAGGATAAAATTTATCTTGATTATTTACAAAATCGAAAAGGCCAGACTATTGCAGCGCCTTATTCGGTGCGACCAAAAGCAGGAGCAACAGTTTCAACACCCATAGGTTGGGATGAATTAAAAAACGGACTCAAAATTTCAGATTTTACTATTTTTAATGTTCCCGGGCGAATTTCAGAAAAAGGCGATCTTTTTGAAGGCATTCTTAAATCTAGTATAGACATGGAGAAGGCCTTAGCGAATTTGAGTGAACACTAA
- a CDS encoding Ku protein, which translates to MRSIWNGSISFGLVSIPIKLYSGSEDRKLDLDMLDRRDNNRIRYKRVNEDTGKEVEWKDIVKGYKKDDGYVVLEKEDFENANMKKSKTIDIEEFIDEKEVADVLFKKPYFLEPQKEGGKSYNLLRDALKKTKKLGVATFVMRQKEHLSLVGVYNDALVLHVIRFSDEIRDPSDLKLPKTKVQKKEVDMAISLIDQYTTDFSFDKFKDVYNEQLMKIIKSKSSGKTTKPEEFDSKPTPAKDLMAQLKASLDKKKKNKAS; encoded by the coding sequence ATGAGATCGATATGGAATGGTTCAATTAGCTTTGGACTGGTGTCAATACCAATTAAATTATATTCAGGTTCAGAAGATCGAAAGTTAGATCTTGATATGCTGGATCGTCGTGATAATAATAGAATTCGATATAAAAGAGTTAACGAAGATACCGGCAAAGAAGTAGAATGGAAGGATATTGTTAAAGGCTATAAAAAGGACGATGGCTACGTGGTGCTCGAAAAAGAAGACTTCGAAAATGCCAATATGAAGAAAAGTAAAACCATCGATATCGAGGAGTTTATCGATGAAAAAGAGGTAGCCGATGTGCTTTTTAAAAAGCCTTATTTCTTAGAACCACAAAAAGAAGGCGGGAAATCTTACAATCTTTTAAGGGATGCTTTAAAGAAAACCAAGAAGTTGGGTGTGGCTACTTTCGTAATGCGCCAAAAAGAACACTTAAGTTTAGTAGGAGTATACAATGATGCATTGGTGCTTCATGTGATTCGTTTTTCAGATGAAATTCGTGATCCTTCAGATTTAAAATTGCCTAAAACTAAAGTTCAGAAAAAAGAGGTCGATATGGCAATTTCATTGATCGATCAATATACTACAGATTTCAGTTTCGATAAATTTAAAGATGTTTATAATGAGCAGTTGATGAAGATTATTAAATCTAAATCTTCAGGAAAAACCACTAAGCCAGAAGAATTTGACAGCAAACCTACGCCTGCAAAAGATCTTATGGCACAATTAAAAGCTAGTTTAGATAAAAAGAAAAAGAATAAAGCTTCCTGA
- a CDS encoding inorganic diphosphatase has protein sequence MSETFDVLIEIPKGSRNKYEYDFQLKKVRYDRMIFSSMMYPADYGFIPDTLALDDDPLDVLVLVSEPTFPGIVMEVKPIGVFHMADEKGPDEKIICVPVSDPIWNRLNDLKELNGHLIKEIEHFFKVYKDLEKKKVDVGGWGDAEEARKIIEECVKRYENYDGDQNRLRL, from the coding sequence ATGTCAGAGACTTTTGATGTACTAATTGAAATCCCGAAAGGAAGTAGAAATAAATACGAGTACGATTTTCAGTTAAAAAAAGTACGTTACGACAGGATGATCTTTTCTTCAATGATGTATCCTGCAGATTATGGTTTTATTCCAGATACTTTAGCTTTAGATGACGATCCTCTAGATGTATTGGTTCTTGTAAGTGAGCCTACATTCCCAGGAATTGTGATGGAAGTAAAGCCTATCGGTGTTTTCCATATGGCAGACGAGAAAGGACCAGATGAAAAAATTATCTGTGTACCAGTATCAGATCCTATTTGGAATCGCTTAAATGACCTTAAAGAATTAAATGGTCACTTAATTAAAGAAATTGAGCATTTCTTTAAAGTTTACAAAGACCTTGAGAAGAAAAAGGTTGATGTTGGTGGATGGGGTGATGCTGAAGAAGCTAGAAAAATCATCGAAGAATGTGTTAAACGATATGAGAATTATGATGGCGATCAAAACCGTCTAAGATTGTAA
- a CDS encoding DUF5686 and carboxypeptidase-like regulatory domain-containing protein yields the protein MKYFLLSTLFIFSCLQVFSQTEISGVVKDEDGAGIPFANVIFTGSSEGTTTDEDGNFSLSSQKTYTSVSFSFLGYQSKDVSLQNKSNKDLKVTLYASSESLSEVKIYKGETSKKNNPAIDILRKIWANRRGNGVKKFDQYAYRRYEKLEFDLNTIDSSLIESRIFNGMEFIFEDLDTNRITGKTYLPIFLNESVSRVYGDNETGQELTELKGNKNSGFSDNQMLISTVRDIYDEIDVYDNYLKFFDKNFVSPLSKTGINVYNYVLADTAYVDGKYCYNIVYYPRRENELTFSGDFWVNDTTWAIKDINLDMSKGANLNWVKGVYIEQEFEVLSDSVFLLKRDFFQADFALREKKESRGIYGKRTVLYDEYEFDNERPSSFYNKQVNRFREEVYNRDNDFWETNRLEDLNGDERGVYDMLDTLRTVKQFKRLYNVSTALATGYIDFEGWDYGPVFSTVGFNDVEGVRVRGGGRTYFSQHDKWRLEGYGAYGFKDDKFKYGIQGKVLLDPENRLIITAGNRRDVEQLGVNLTNTTDVLGRSLASSALISTSANNSLSSINLSVFSVEIEPWENLSFRVSGSYREVEAASEGFSLDYYTDESRTNLSSELKQTEISNLIMYTPGRTTSGYGVEREVVEDDHPTLFLNYTLGIKNLFDSDFDYKKLQLFYNQPIMVGGFGRANASIEAGKTFGEVPLALLSVVPGNQTYFQLYNTFSLLDYYEFVTDTYVAAHFEHNFNGRFFSRIPLLRDLNLREIVGIRGVWGQISEDNKQLNASGIPLVAPNGEPYWEYSAGVGNIFKIIRIDAHFRGNYFDNPDARSFGVTVNFGFHF from the coding sequence ATGAAGTACTTTCTTTTATCTACCCTATTTATTTTTAGTTGTTTACAGGTCTTTTCTCAAACAGAGATTAGTGGTGTTGTTAAAGACGAAGATGGGGCGGGAATACCTTTTGCCAACGTAATATTCACAGGCTCCAGCGAGGGTACTACTACAGATGAAGATGGTAATTTCTCCTTATCATCTCAAAAAACATATACTTCAGTAAGCTTTTCTTTTTTGGGATATCAGTCCAAAGACGTTAGTCTTCAAAATAAATCTAATAAAGATCTAAAAGTAACTTTATACGCTTCTTCAGAATCACTTTCCGAAGTTAAAATTTATAAAGGAGAAACTTCTAAAAAGAATAATCCTGCTATAGATATTTTGCGGAAAATTTGGGCAAATCGTAGAGGAAACGGAGTCAAGAAATTTGATCAATATGCTTATCGTAGATACGAAAAACTCGAATTCGATTTAAATACTATTGATAGTTCGCTTATAGAAAGCCGAATCTTCAATGGGATGGAATTTATTTTCGAAGATCTTGATACCAATAGAATTACCGGGAAAACCTATTTGCCAATATTTTTAAATGAATCGGTAAGTAGAGTATATGGCGATAATGAAACCGGGCAAGAATTAACCGAATTAAAAGGAAATAAAAACTCAGGATTTAGCGATAACCAAATGCTAATTTCTACCGTTCGTGATATTTACGATGAGATCGATGTTTACGACAACTACTTAAAATTCTTCGATAAGAATTTTGTGAGTCCGCTTTCTAAGACAGGAATTAATGTTTACAACTATGTGCTTGCAGATACGGCTTATGTAGATGGAAAGTACTGCTATAATATTGTTTATTACCCTAGACGGGAGAATGAACTTACTTTTAGTGGAGATTTTTGGGTTAACGATACCACTTGGGCTATCAAGGATATTAATCTTGACATGTCTAAAGGAGCGAATCTAAACTGGGTAAAAGGCGTTTATATAGAGCAGGAATTTGAAGTTTTAAGTGATTCCGTTTTTCTATTGAAAAGAGATTTCTTTCAGGCCGATTTTGCGCTTAGGGAGAAAAAAGAATCACGAGGAATTTACGGAAAGCGAACCGTACTTTATGATGAATACGAATTCGATAACGAACGGCCGTCTTCATTCTACAATAAACAGGTCAACCGCTTTCGGGAAGAAGTGTATAATCGTGATAACGACTTTTGGGAAACCAATAGGTTGGAAGATTTAAATGGTGATGAGCGCGGAGTGTACGATATGCTGGATACATTAAGAACGGTGAAGCAATTTAAACGACTATATAATGTATCTACAGCTTTAGCTACGGGTTATATAGATTTTGAAGGTTGGGATTATGGCCCGGTATTTTCTACCGTAGGATTTAATGATGTTGAAGGTGTTCGAGTGCGAGGTGGAGGCAGAACCTATTTTTCTCAGCATGATAAATGGCGATTGGAAGGTTATGGAGCTTACGGATTTAAAGATGATAAATTCAAATACGGTATACAGGGGAAAGTTTTATTAGATCCAGAAAATCGTTTAATTATCACAGCCGGAAATCGCCGAGATGTAGAGCAATTAGGAGTTAATTTAACCAATACTACAGACGTTTTAGGGCGTAGTCTTGCTTCTTCAGCTTTAATTAGTACAAGTGCAAATAATAGTTTGAGTTCTATTAATCTTAGCGTTTTTTCAGTAGAAATTGAACCTTGGGAGAATTTAAGTTTTAGAGTTAGCGGTTCCTATCGAGAGGTAGAAGCAGCTTCAGAAGGTTTTAGTTTAGATTATTATACTGATGAATCTAGGACAAATTTATCTTCAGAATTAAAGCAGACAGAAATTTCTAACCTTATCATGTATACTCCGGGACGCACAACTTCTGGATATGGTGTAGAACGAGAAGTAGTTGAAGATGATCATCCTACGCTTTTTCTAAATTATACATTGGGAATTAAAAACCTTTTTGATAGTGATTTTGATTATAAAAAATTACAGCTGTTTTATAATCAGCCGATAATGGTTGGAGGATTTGGTAGAGCAAACGCCAGTATAGAGGCCGGTAAGACATTTGGAGAAGTGCCTTTAGCATTATTAAGTGTGGTGCCGGGTAACCAAACCTATTTTCAGCTTTACAACACATTTTCGTTGTTGGACTATTATGAATTTGTAACCGATACTTATGTTGCTGCTCATTTTGAACATAATTTTAACGGTCGATTCTTTTCAAGAATACCTTTGTTAAGAGATTTGAACCTGAGAGAAATTGTAGGAATTAGAGGAGTTTGGGGACAAATTTCTGAAGATAATAAACAATTAAATGCATCTGGTATTCCTTTAGTAGCGCCTAATGGTGAGCCTTATTGGGAATATAGTGCCGGTGTAGGAAACATTTTTAAAATTATTAGAATAGATGCCCATTTCCGTGGGAATTATTTTGATAATCCCGATGCGCGTTCGTTTGGTGTAACCGTGAATTTTGGTTTTCACTTCTAA
- a CDS encoding pyruvate dehydrogenase complex E1 component subunit beta, with protein sequence MKTTQFREAVQQAMSEEMRKDESIYLMGEEVAEYNGAYKASKGMLEEFGPDRVIDTPISELGFSGIGIGSAMNGNRPIIEFMTFNFSLVGIDQIINNAAKIRQMSGGQFNCPIVFRGPTASAGQLGATHSQAFESWYANCPGLKVIVPSNPYDAKGLLKAAIRDDDPVIFMESEQMYGDKGEVPEEEYVIEIGKADIKREGSDVTIVSFGKIIKEAYKAADELEKEGISAEVIDLRTIRPMDHATIIESVKKTNRLVILEEAWPFGNISTEITYQVQEQAFDFLDAPIIKINTADTPAPYSPVLLKEWLPNSEDVVKAVKKVMYK encoded by the coding sequence ATGAAGACAACTCAATTTAGGGAAGCCGTTCAACAGGCTATGAGCGAAGAAATGCGCAAAGATGAGTCCATTTATTTGATGGGTGAAGAAGTAGCCGAATATAACGGTGCATATAAGGCTTCTAAAGGGATGTTGGAAGAGTTTGGACCAGATCGAGTAATCGATACTCCAATTTCTGAACTTGGATTTTCTGGGATAGGTATTGGTAGTGCCATGAATGGTAACCGTCCTATTATAGAATTCATGACCTTTAACTTTTCCCTGGTTGGAATCGATCAAATTATAAATAACGCAGCTAAAATTCGCCAGATGAGTGGTGGGCAATTTAACTGTCCTATCGTATTTAGAGGGCCAACAGCTTCTGCTGGTCAGCTTGGTGCAACGCACTCTCAGGCTTTTGAAAGCTGGTATGCTAACTGTCCTGGTTTAAAAGTGATTGTTCCTTCCAATCCTTACGATGCAAAAGGTCTTTTAAAAGCAGCAATTAGAGATGACGATCCAGTTATCTTTATGGAAAGTGAGCAAATGTACGGTGATAAAGGTGAAGTGCCAGAAGAAGAGTATGTAATCGAGATTGGAAAAGCTGATATTAAGCGTGAAGGATCTGATGTAACGATCGTTTCTTTTGGGAAAATTATCAAAGAAGCTTACAAAGCAGCAGACGAATTAGAGAAAGAAGGTATCTCTGCGGAAGTGATCGATCTTAGAACTATTCGTCCTATGGATCATGCTACCATTATCGAATCTGTAAAGAAAACAAACAGACTTGTAATTCTTGAAGAAGCTTGGCCATTTGGAAATATTTCTACTGAAATTACATACCAGGTACAAGAACAAGCTTTCGATTTTCTTGATGCACCAATCATTAAAATAAACACAGCCGATACACCGGCACCATATTCTCCAGTTCTTCTTAAGGAATGGTTGCCAAATAGTGAAGATGTTGTTAAAGCTGTAAAAAAGGTAATGTACAAGTAA
- a CDS encoding electron transfer flavoprotein subunit beta/FixA family protein, with protein sequence MKILVCISHVPDTTSKINFTEGDSKFDTNGVQFVINPNDEFGLTRAMWFKEKQGASVDVINVGGAETEPTLRKALAIGADTAIRIDTTPTDGFQVAKELAKVAGEGNYDLIICGRESIDYNGGMVPGMLAGILKANFVNTCIALEVEGDKATATREIDGGKETLTASLPLVIGGQKGLVEESDLKIPNMRGIMQARKKPLNVMEPAGAETATKAVKFEKPAPKGSVKMIDAENLDELIDLLHNEAKVI encoded by the coding sequence ATGAAAATATTAGTGTGTATTAGTCATGTACCTGATACAACCTCAAAAATTAACTTTACCGAAGGTGACAGTAAATTTGACACTAACGGAGTTCAGTTTGTTATAAATCCTAATGATGAGTTTGGTCTAACGCGCGCCATGTGGTTTAAAGAAAAACAAGGTGCGAGTGTAGATGTTATAAATGTTGGCGGTGCAGAAACCGAACCTACACTGCGTAAAGCATTGGCTATTGGAGCAGATACAGCTATTAGAATTGATACCACGCCGACTGATGGATTTCAGGTAGCTAAAGAATTAGCTAAAGTTGCAGGTGAAGGAAATTACGATCTTATTATCTGCGGAAGAGAATCTATAGATTATAATGGCGGAATGGTACCTGGAATGTTAGCCGGCATACTTAAAGCTAACTTTGTAAATACTTGTATTGCGCTTGAAGTTGAAGGCGATAAAGCCACAGCAACTCGTGAAATAGACGGTGGTAAAGAAACGCTAACTGCAAGTTTACCACTAGTGATTGGTGGACAAAAAGGTCTTGTTGAAGAAAGTGACCTGAAAATCCCTAATATGAGAGGAATCATGCAAGCGCGTAAAAAACCTCTAAATGTTATGGAGCCAGCCGGAGCTGAAACAGCAACTAAAGCAGTAAAGTTTGAAAAGCCTGCTCCAAAAGGATCGGTTAAAATGATAGATGCCGAAAATCTAGACGAATTAATTGATCTTCTACATAACGAAGCTAAAGTTATTTAG
- a CDS encoding electron transfer flavoprotein subunit alpha/FixB family protein: MSVLVYTESEDGKFKKGALEVASYAKGIADAMGTSLTAISFNTEDTSELGKFGVDKVLSVSNDQLNNFNANAYADAIKQAAQKEESKVVVFSQSANGKYIAPLVAVNLEAGYVSNVTALPESTSPFQVKRTAFTNKAFKFTEITTDVKVLGLSKNAFGLKENEASASSEAFEPQLSEEDFKVTVESVDKAKDKVTIADAEVVVSGGRGLKGPENWGMIEEMADILGAATACSKPVSDMGWRPHSEHVGQTGKPVASNLYIAVGISGAIQHLAGINAAKTKVVINNDPEAPFFKAADYGVVGDAFEIVPKLNEKLKEFKAKNA; encoded by the coding sequence ATGTCAGTTTTAGTATATACAGAATCAGAAGACGGAAAATTTAAGAAAGGAGCGCTAGAAGTTGCTTCCTACGCAAAAGGTATTGCCGATGCTATGGGTACCAGCTTAACTGCAATCTCTTTTAATACAGAAGACACCAGCGAATTAGGCAAATTTGGTGTAGATAAAGTATTGAGTGTTAGCAACGATCAATTAAATAACTTTAATGCAAACGCCTATGCCGATGCTATAAAGCAAGCGGCGCAAAAAGAAGAATCTAAAGTCGTGGTATTTAGCCAATCTGCTAATGGAAAATATATTGCTCCTCTAGTGGCAGTTAATTTAGAAGCTGGATACGTTTCTAATGTTACAGCGTTACCAGAAAGTACGTCACCATTTCAAGTAAAAAGAACAGCTTTTACAAACAAAGCATTTAAGTTTACTGAAATTACTACCGATGTAAAAGTCTTAGGCTTATCCAAAAATGCATTCGGACTTAAGGAAAATGAAGCATCAGCTTCTAGCGAAGCTTTCGAACCTCAACTTTCAGAAGAAGATTTTAAAGTAACAGTTGAGTCGGTTGATAAAGCAAAAGATAAAGTTACTATCGCTGATGCTGAAGTAGTGGTTTCTGGTGGTCGCGGACTTAAAGGTCCTGAGAATTGGGGAATGATCGAAGAAATGGCCGACATTCTTGGTGCAGCTACTGCCTGCTCTAAACCTGTTAGCGACATGGGATGGAGACCACATAGTGAACACGTGGGACAAACAGGAAAACCTGTAGCCTCCAATCTTTACATCGCGGTAGGAATTTCTGGAGCAATACAACATCTAGCGGGAATTAATGCTGCTAAAACTAAAGTTGTGATTAACAACGATCCAGAAGCACCTTTCTTTAAAGCTGCAGATTATGGAGTTGTTGGGGATGCTTTTGAAATAGTTCCTAAGCTAAATGAAAAATTGAAAGAATTTAAAGCGAAAAACGCATAA